One Gelria sp. Kuro-4 DNA segment encodes these proteins:
- the rpmB gene encoding 50S ribosomal protein L28 — protein MAKVCFVCGKQRQMGLQVSHSHIRTKRPWRPNIQRVKILVDGTPQRVNVCTRCLRSGKVKRAL, from the coding sequence GTGGCCAAAGTGTGTTTTGTTTGCGGTAAGCAAAGGCAGATGGGGTTGCAGGTGAGCCACTCGCATATTCGCACCAAACGGCCCTGGCGGCCGAACATTCAGCGGGTGAAGATCCTGGTGGATGGAACCCCGCAGCGGGTTAATGTGTGCACCCGGTGCCTCCGGTCTGGAAAAGTCAAGCGAGCACTGTAA
- a CDS encoding thiamine diphosphokinase, producing MRATVVAFGGRVDERVRPYLEAADMIVAADGGAAALLALGMVPQVAVGDFDSLAQEARERLISLGCPLVRVRPEKDETDTELAVRCALEQGASSITLLGGIGSRLDHTWANLVLLARLAQRGIEAQAVTPPLTVHATGSRLTICGRPGDTVSVFPVFGSAVGVTEEGFKYALNDRTLKDSDILGVSNELSSREGRITVRSGVLLVFHYRQEE from the coding sequence ATGAGGGCTACGGTGGTGGCGTTCGGCGGCAGGGTGGATGAGCGCGTCCGTCCCTACCTGGAGGCAGCCGACATGATAGTTGCGGCCGATGGCGGGGCGGCGGCTCTGCTGGCGCTGGGGATGGTCCCCCAGGTGGCCGTGGGCGATTTCGACTCGCTGGCGCAGGAAGCGCGCGAGCGTCTCATAAGCCTGGGTTGCCCGCTGGTGCGGGTACGCCCGGAAAAGGATGAGACCGATACCGAGCTGGCCGTACGCTGCGCGCTGGAGCAGGGCGCCAGTTCCATAACCCTCCTGGGGGGTATCGGGTCCCGCCTGGACCACACCTGGGCTAACCTGGTGCTTCTGGCCCGGCTGGCGCAGCGGGGAATTGAGGCCCAGGCCGTTACTCCTCCCCTTACAGTGCACGCCACCGGCAGCCGGTTGACCATCTGTGGGCGGCCGGGTGACACCGTTTCCGTGTTCCCCGTTTTCGGCAGCGCCGTGGGGGTTACCGAGGAGGGTTTTAAGTACGCCTTGAACGACCGTACCCTGAAGGACTCCGACATTCTAGGCGTAAGTAACGAACTCAGCAGCCGCGAGGGAAGGATCACGGTAAGAAGCGGCGTGCTCCTGGTTTTTCATTACCGGCAGGAGGAGTGA
- a CDS encoding penicillin-binding protein 2 produces the protein MKRNINYLFRALVAAFAVVTLVLTNLTVLQREELMSAAANSRRLAGWDNQSRRGGIYDRSGEVLAQTESAGGPRRYRDSWAFGPVLGYLNPRLGASGVEARYAAVLTGRPAVWSALGLSFPLTGRGEDLILTVDRGVQEEAMRLLAGKKGAAVVLDPRSGAVLALASRPAFDPASVAQEWEKISKDEDAPLLNRATQGLYPPGSTLKLLTLATVLSRQPAAGEQRYNCPGKLVLPGYTVHCPRAHGDVDLAQALAVSCNVTFAKLGLAAGNPALAEEAEKAGFNKAVPFDLPTAVSSFPRGRPGAGETAQRAIGQGEVLATPLTMALLTAGIANGGSIMRPYLVQERRLGALVVDDTVPQKLSTFVTPDTAAAITRMMVGVTQHGTGRSAALPGVAVAGKTGTAENPHGAPHAWFVGFAPAEAPRVVVAVIVENGGSGGGAAAPIARRLLQTALEVVRQ, from the coding sequence ATGAAACGCAACATCAACTACCTGTTCCGGGCCCTGGTGGCGGCCTTCGCGGTGGTCACCCTGGTGCTCACCAACCTTACGGTCCTGCAGCGGGAAGAGCTGATGTCGGCTGCGGCCAACAGCCGTCGGCTGGCTGGGTGGGATAACCAGAGCCGGCGGGGAGGAATTTACGACCGCAGTGGCGAAGTTTTAGCCCAAACTGAATCTGCCGGCGGCCCGCGTCGCTACCGGGACAGCTGGGCCTTTGGACCGGTGCTCGGTTACCTTAACCCGCGGCTGGGCGCGAGCGGGGTGGAGGCGCGGTACGCGGCGGTGCTGACGGGCCGCCCGGCGGTGTGGTCGGCCCTGGGGCTGAGCTTCCCGCTGACCGGACGGGGCGAAGACTTGATCCTCACCGTGGATAGAGGTGTTCAGGAGGAGGCCATGCGCCTCCTGGCCGGGAAAAAGGGCGCTGCCGTGGTACTGGATCCACGCTCGGGCGCTGTGCTGGCACTGGCGAGCCGGCCGGCTTTCGACCCGGCGAGCGTGGCCCAGGAATGGGAAAAGATAAGCAAAGACGAGGATGCACCGCTGCTCAACCGGGCGACGCAGGGCCTCTACCCGCCGGGGTCTACGCTCAAGCTCCTTACCCTGGCCACGGTGCTCAGCCGGCAGCCGGCTGCCGGCGAGCAGCGCTACAATTGCCCCGGGAAGCTGGTTCTGCCCGGGTATACCGTGCATTGCCCGCGCGCCCACGGCGACGTGGATTTGGCTCAGGCGCTGGCGGTTTCGTGTAACGTCACCTTTGCCAAGCTGGGCCTGGCGGCGGGCAATCCAGCGCTGGCGGAAGAGGCGGAAAAAGCGGGTTTCAACAAGGCGGTGCCCTTTGACCTGCCGACGGCGGTAAGTTCTTTTCCCCGGGGCAGGCCGGGCGCGGGAGAGACGGCCCAGCGCGCCATCGGCCAGGGCGAGGTACTGGCAACGCCGCTTACCATGGCACTCCTTACGGCCGGCATCGCCAACGGCGGGAGCATCATGCGCCCGTATCTGGTTCAGGAACGGCGGCTGGGCGCTTTGGTGGTGGATGACACCGTCCCGCAAAAGCTCAGTACGTTCGTTACCCCGGACACGGCGGCTGCCATCACCCGCATGATGGTGGGGGTGACACAGCACGGGACCGGGCGCTCCGCGGCGCTGCCCGGGGTGGCGGTGGCCGGCAAGACTGGAACGGCGGAAAACCCCCACGGCGCGCCCCACGCCTGGTTTGTGGGCTTTGCGCCGGCGGAGGCGCCGCGGGTGGTGGTGGCGGTGATTGTGGAAAACGGCGGCAGCGGCGGGGGCGCGGCGGCGCCCATCGCGCGCCGGCTGCTGCAGACGGCCCTCGAGGTGGTGAGACAGTAA
- a CDS encoding dicarboxylate/amino acid:cation symporter, producing MKLWAKILIGFVLGAIVGLLVGPPAAALKPLGDLFIRLIKMLIVPLVFSSLVIGASSMGDVRKLGRVGAKTLAYYLVTTAVAVTIGLILATLLHPGAGFQIPTETYKAKPLPSLVETLLNIIPTNPLGAMVSDNMLQIIAFALFMGVAIALIGDKGKPVHAFFDSLAEVMYKITGIVMEFAPIGVFALMAWVTATNGPDVLVPLAKVIFVVYLGCFLHAAVVYSSAVSIFARMNPLRYFRGFFDASLVAFSTCSSSATLPVSLRCAQENLGVPKDIASFALPLGATINMDGTSIYQGVCALFIAEVYGIPLGMPQYLTIILTATLASIGTAGVPGAGMIMLTMVLQAVGLPLDGILLIAGIDRVLDMARTCVNVTGDGAGAVVVAATEGELKTLPAGTTLAGK from the coding sequence GTGAAACTGTGGGCCAAGATCCTGATCGGTTTTGTCCTGGGTGCGATCGTCGGGCTGCTGGTGGGGCCACCGGCTGCCGCCTTAAAACCGTTGGGAGATCTTTTTATTCGTCTTATTAAAATGCTGATCGTCCCCCTGGTGTTCTCCTCGCTGGTGATCGGAGCGTCCAGCATGGGCGATGTGCGTAAACTGGGGCGGGTGGGGGCCAAAACGCTGGCCTACTACTTGGTAACCACTGCCGTGGCGGTCACCATCGGTCTTATCCTGGCGACGCTACTGCATCCCGGGGCCGGCTTCCAGATTCCAACGGAAACCTACAAGGCCAAGCCCCTCCCGAGCCTGGTGGAGACGCTCCTTAACATTATTCCCACCAATCCCCTTGGCGCCATGGTCTCGGACAACATGCTGCAGATCATCGCCTTCGCTCTCTTTATGGGTGTCGCCATCGCTCTCATCGGCGACAAGGGTAAGCCGGTGCACGCCTTTTTTGACAGCCTGGCCGAAGTGATGTACAAGATCACCGGGATCGTCATGGAGTTTGCCCCCATCGGCGTCTTTGCCCTTATGGCCTGGGTCACGGCCACCAACGGCCCGGACGTGCTCGTACCGCTGGCCAAGGTTATTTTTGTGGTTTACCTGGGCTGCTTCCTGCACGCGGCCGTTGTCTACTCCTCGGCCGTTTCCATCTTTGCGCGGATGAATCCGCTCAGGTACTTCCGCGGTTTCTTCGACGCCTCGCTGGTGGCCTTCAGTACCTGCTCGAGCTCGGCCACGCTGCCGGTTTCGCTGCGCTGCGCCCAGGAGAACCTGGGGGTGCCCAAAGACATCGCCAGCTTTGCCCTGCCGCTCGGCGCCACCATCAACATGGACGGCACGTCCATCTACCAAGGCGTGTGTGCGCTCTTCATCGCCGAGGTTTACGGCATTCCGCTCGGTATGCCACAATACCTGACCATTATTCTCACCGCCACCCTGGCGTCCATCGGCACGGCGGGCGTACCGGGCGCCGGCATGATTATGCTCACCATGGTGCTGCAGGCGGTGGGTCTCCCGCTCGACGGCATTCTGCTCATCGCCGGCATCGACCGGGTGCTGGATATGGCCCGGACGTGTGTCAACGTCACCGGCGACGGCGCGGGTGCAGTGGTGGTGGCGGCCACGGAGGGCGAGCTCAAGACCCTGCCCGCCGGCACAACCCTGGCTGGGAAATAG
- the gpr gene encoding GPR endopeptidase, whose product MTAHGLIRTDLALEAREALLKEARREVAGIETSGRTTAHTRVTRVKVTSEAGARRLGKPPGTYITIEAPELRQGSRVVASEVAEVLTAELGALAGLPEKAGILVIGLGNWNATPDALGPRVVDSVMVTRHLFEYAPQELKGGLRSVAALAPGVLGLTGIETEEIVKGVVQHIRPDLVVAIDALAARSLERVCTTVQLSDSGIHPGSGVGNKRLGLTAESLGTRVIAVGVPTVVHATTLASDALDLMLGTLSRADGGGAKLAEAFTPAERQKLVRELLPDHWEDLFITPKEIDALIADTARVLASGLNAALHPRVTAAEGERYLQ is encoded by the coding sequence ATGACCGCACATGGCCTCATTCGAACCGATCTGGCACTGGAAGCGCGCGAAGCCCTGCTTAAGGAAGCCCGGCGTGAGGTGGCCGGCATCGAGACCAGTGGGCGCACCACGGCCCACACGCGCGTCACCAGGGTAAAGGTAACCTCAGAGGCAGGAGCACGCCGGCTCGGTAAACCCCCCGGCACCTACATCACCATTGAAGCACCCGAACTCCGGCAGGGAAGCCGGGTAGTAGCGAGCGAGGTGGCCGAGGTGCTCACCGCAGAGCTCGGCGCCCTGGCCGGCCTCCCGGAAAAGGCCGGCATCCTCGTCATCGGCCTGGGAAACTGGAACGCCACCCCGGACGCCCTGGGGCCCCGGGTGGTGGACAGCGTTATGGTCACCCGGCACCTCTTTGAATACGCGCCCCAAGAGCTCAAAGGCGGGCTGCGGTCCGTGGCCGCCCTCGCCCCCGGGGTGTTAGGCCTTACCGGCATCGAAACTGAAGAAATCGTCAAGGGCGTGGTGCAACACATCCGGCCCGATCTGGTCGTTGCCATCGACGCCCTGGCTGCGCGCAGCCTGGAACGGGTCTGCACCACGGTCCAGCTCAGCGACAGCGGCATCCACCCCGGTTCCGGCGTCGGCAACAAGCGCCTCGGGCTGACAGCGGAATCCCTCGGTACCCGGGTAATCGCAGTCGGGGTACCCACGGTGGTCCACGCCACCACCTTAGCCAGTGACGCGCTCGACCTTATGCTGGGCACCCTCTCCCGGGCCGACGGCGGCGGGGCCAAACTGGCCGAGGCCTTCACACCGGCCGAACGGCAAAAGCTCGTCCGGGAGCTTCTCCCCGACCACTGGGAAGACCTTTTTATCACGCCCAAAGAGATCGACGCCCTAATCGCCGACACCGCGCGCGTGCTGGCCAGCGGTCTCAACGCCGCCCTGCACCCGCGCGTCACCGCCGCCGAGGGCGAACGCTATCTCCAGTGA
- a CDS encoding DAK2 domain-containing protein, with translation MTVGAITGRHLRAMLQGAAALLEKNKEQVNALNVFPVPDGDTGTNMFLTLTAAVREALQGAEDVPSVAAAASTGSLMGARGNSGVILSQLFRGAAQGLAQHPTAGPKEVAQALVEATRTAYRAVLKPVEGTILTVARLAAREALLAARSGSDVEGVLRAAVSGAREALAKTPALLPVLREAGVVDAGGQGLVYILTGALAALEGTGVGEAGTPAVVPAAPPPAKEEPVPAVPAELVYGYCTEALLRGERLEVAGLRQRLAGYGDSLLVVGGADTVKVHIHTNHPGQVLEELLACGTLHDIKIDNMRDQHRESVAVPPPAAPAPQGEKELGVVAVAQGEGIKAAFSGLGADEVLSGGQTMNPSTEEFLAAITRIPARSILILPNNKNVILAARQAEELTEKKVAVVPTRSIPQGIAALLAFNPELDLAANAGNMEKAAQKVKTGEITYAVLSRRVNGRTIAAGDILGLVDDELVATGREVEQVAEEVLEKMVGPESELITVFAGQGVSSAAAERLGARIKERFPHCELEVHPGGQPLYYYILSVE, from the coding sequence GTGACAGTGGGCGCGATTACAGGGCGCCACCTGCGGGCCATGCTCCAGGGGGCGGCGGCCCTCCTGGAGAAAAACAAGGAGCAGGTAAACGCCCTGAATGTCTTTCCGGTGCCGGACGGCGACACCGGTACCAATATGTTCCTTACGCTGACGGCGGCGGTGCGGGAGGCCTTGCAGGGGGCGGAGGATGTGCCCAGCGTGGCTGCGGCGGCCAGCACCGGCTCGCTCATGGGCGCCAGAGGCAATTCCGGGGTGATCCTATCCCAGCTCTTCCGCGGGGCCGCGCAGGGCCTGGCCCAGCACCCGACAGCCGGTCCTAAGGAGGTGGCGCAGGCCCTGGTAGAGGCCACGCGCACGGCCTACCGGGCGGTATTGAAACCGGTGGAGGGGACCATCCTCACGGTGGCCCGGCTGGCGGCGCGGGAGGCGCTTCTGGCGGCGCGCAGCGGCAGCGATGTGGAGGGAGTGCTACGGGCCGCGGTTTCCGGGGCCAGGGAGGCGCTGGCCAAGACGCCGGCGCTGCTGCCGGTGCTGCGCGAGGCAGGCGTGGTGGACGCCGGGGGCCAGGGGCTGGTCTATATCCTGACCGGGGCGTTGGCTGCGCTGGAGGGCACCGGGGTGGGAGAAGCAGGTACTCCCGCGGTGGTGCCGGCGGCCCCGCCCCCGGCCAAGGAGGAGCCGGTTCCGGCCGTGCCCGCCGAGCTTGTTTACGGCTACTGCACCGAAGCCCTGTTGCGCGGTGAGCGGCTGGAGGTCGCCGGGCTGCGGCAGAGGCTGGCCGGCTACGGGGACAGCCTCCTGGTGGTGGGCGGGGCCGATACGGTAAAGGTGCACATCCACACGAACCACCCGGGACAGGTGCTGGAAGAACTTTTGGCCTGCGGTACACTCCACGACATAAAAATCGATAATATGCGCGACCAGCATCGCGAATCCGTGGCGGTGCCGCCGCCGGCGGCGCCCGCGCCCCAAGGAGAAAAAGAGCTGGGCGTGGTGGCGGTGGCCCAGGGGGAAGGTATCAAGGCTGCCTTCTCGGGCTTAGGGGCGGACGAGGTGCTGAGCGGCGGTCAAACCATGAACCCCAGCACCGAAGAGTTCCTCGCCGCCATCACCCGGATTCCGGCCCGGAGTATCCTCATTTTACCCAACAACAAGAACGTCATCTTGGCGGCGCGCCAGGCAGAGGAGCTGACGGAAAAGAAGGTCGCCGTGGTGCCCACGCGCAGCATACCGCAGGGGATTGCGGCCCTTTTGGCCTTCAACCCGGAGCTCGACCTGGCCGCCAACGCCGGCAACATGGAAAAAGCCGCGCAGAAGGTGAAAACGGGCGAGATCACCTACGCTGTGCTCTCCAGGCGGGTGAACGGCCGTACGATCGCCGCCGGCGACATTCTCGGCCTGGTGGACGATGAGCTCGTGGCCACCGGCCGCGAGGTGGAGCAGGTGGCCGAGGAAGTGCTGGAGAAGATGGTAGGCCCGGAAAGCGAGCTGATAACGGTGTTTGCCGGGCAGGGCGTAAGTTCCGCGGCGGCCGAGCGACTGGGGGCGCGTATCAAGGAGCGTTTCCCGCACTGCGAGCTGGAGGTACACCCGGGCGGTCAGCCGCTTTATTACTACATCCTTTCAGTGGAATAA
- the rpe gene encoding ribulose-phosphate 3-epimerase, which translates to MVKIAPSLLAADFAALGAEAARAEAAGADLLHLDIMDGHFVPNISFGPQAVRAIRQHTRLPLDVHLMITRPDEYLAEFAAAGADIISVHAETCLHLSRTLQRIRELGKVPAVALNPATPLTVLEYVLDLTGLILLMTVNPGFGGQQFLPAVLPKIAALATLLKERSRAIPIEVDGGINAATARPAVQAGAGVLVAGSAVFGQADLQAAVAGLRRAAAGEGAGR; encoded by the coding sequence ATGGTAAAGATTGCGCCCTCGCTCTTGGCGGCGGACTTCGCCGCCCTGGGTGCGGAGGCGGCACGAGCGGAGGCGGCGGGGGCCGACCTGCTGCACCTGGACATCATGGACGGCCACTTTGTTCCCAACATCTCCTTCGGGCCCCAGGCGGTCCGGGCGATCCGGCAGCATACCCGCCTGCCCCTGGACGTTCACCTGATGATCACCAGGCCGGATGAATACCTGGCGGAGTTTGCGGCGGCGGGCGCCGACATCATCTCCGTGCATGCGGAAACCTGCCTGCACCTCAGCCGGACGCTCCAAAGAATCCGGGAACTCGGTAAGGTGCCGGCGGTGGCGCTGAACCCGGCGACGCCGCTCACGGTTCTGGAGTATGTGCTGGACCTGACGGGTCTCATTCTTCTTATGACGGTGAATCCCGGCTTCGGCGGGCAACAGTTCCTCCCGGCGGTGCTGCCTAAAATCGCGGCGCTGGCCACTTTGCTCAAAGAACGCAGCCGGGCGATCCCCATTGAAGTGGACGGCGGCATCAATGCCGCCACCGCCCGGCCGGCGGTGCAGGCGGGGGCCGGGGTGCTGGTGGCCGGTTCGGCTGTGTTCGGGCAGGCGGACCTCCAGGCGGCGGTGGCCGGCTTAAGAAGGGCCGCCGCCGGGGAGGGCGCCGGCCGATGA
- a CDS encoding Asp23/Gls24 family envelope stress response protein, with protein sequence MLSENRNEFGSIAIGDEVIATLAGAAAMECYGLVGMASRRITDGFVELLGRDNWSRGVEVKLEEDRVYVTLHIIVSYGVRISEVAKNVMEKVKYAVESVTGLKVARVDVYVQGVQLSQARPGGQKR encoded by the coding sequence ATGCTCAGCGAAAATCGCAATGAGTTCGGCAGTATCGCCATCGGCGACGAAGTGATCGCCACCTTGGCCGGAGCGGCGGCGATGGAGTGCTACGGCCTGGTGGGCATGGCTTCGCGCCGGATCACCGATGGCTTTGTGGAGCTCCTGGGCCGGGATAACTGGAGCCGGGGCGTTGAGGTTAAGCTGGAAGAGGACCGTGTGTATGTCACGCTGCATATCATCGTCAGCTACGGGGTGCGCATCTCTGAGGTAGCGAAAAACGTAATGGAAAAGGTCAAGTATGCGGTCGAAAGCGTCACCGGCCTTAAGGTGGCGCGGGTGGACGTTTATGTACAGGGCGTGCAACTCAGCCAGGCGCGACCAGGGGGGCAAAAGCGGTGA
- the rsgA gene encoding ribosome small subunit-dependent GTPase A has protein sequence MAVDSKRGIVVRAVGGFFFVACQDTTYRCVIKGTLKKRQEVLVGDRVVLRPTAPGEGLVVALEPRTLRLVRPPVANVDKALVVFAARTPAPSFSLLDRILVQVEAAGIRPAMCLNKVDLAAGPDEVEQLLWPYRLAGYATYAVSSRTGLNIDTVARELAGAVTVLAGQSGVGKSSLINAVAPGLKLTTGQVSERTARGRHTTRRVELLPLPQGGWVADTPGFSSLELPAVEVDELVYLFPELGAYAPACRFPGCRHEEEPDCAVRAAAAVGKVAPSRLASYREMAQELRERRRKNRW, from the coding sequence GTGGCGGTGGACAGTAAACGCGGCATCGTTGTGCGAGCGGTGGGCGGTTTCTTCTTCGTCGCCTGTCAGGACACGACGTACCGCTGTGTTATCAAAGGAACCCTCAAGAAAAGGCAAGAGGTGCTCGTGGGCGACCGGGTGGTGCTGAGGCCCACGGCACCGGGAGAAGGGCTGGTTGTTGCCCTTGAACCGCGAACGCTGCGCCTGGTACGCCCGCCGGTGGCCAATGTGGACAAAGCACTGGTGGTTTTTGCAGCGCGAACCCCCGCCCCCAGCTTCTCTTTACTGGACCGCATTTTGGTCCAGGTGGAGGCGGCAGGAATCAGGCCCGCCATGTGCCTCAACAAAGTGGATCTGGCTGCAGGCCCGGACGAGGTGGAACAGCTTCTTTGGCCCTACCGCCTGGCGGGTTACGCCACCTACGCGGTGAGCAGCAGAACCGGCCTTAACATTGACACGGTGGCCCGGGAGCTGGCCGGCGCGGTTACGGTGCTGGCCGGGCAGTCGGGGGTGGGTAAGTCCAGCCTCATCAATGCCGTGGCGCCCGGTCTGAAGCTTACCACCGGGCAGGTGAGCGAACGCACCGCGCGCGGCCGGCACACCACGCGGCGGGTGGAGCTTTTGCCGCTGCCTCAAGGCGGCTGGGTGGCGGACACGCCCGGATTCAGCTCCTTGGAACTCCCTGCCGTAGAAGTGGACGAGCTGGTGTACCTGTTCCCCGAGCTGGGGGCCTATGCCCCCGCCTGTCGTTTCCCCGGTTGTCGGCACGAGGAGGAGCCCGACTGCGCCGTGCGAGCGGCCGCGGCAGTCGGCAAGGTTGCCCCCAGCCGCCTGGCCTCCTACCGGGAGATGGCACAGGAACTGAGGGAACGAAGGAGGAAAAACAGATGGTAA
- a CDS encoding PASTA domain-containing protein codes for MSDVLAHRYEMLETIGAGGMAVVMKAHDTLLDRLVAIKLLRDQYAANQEFLDRFKREARAAARLSHPNIVLIYDVGQEGDKQFIVMEYVQGQNLKDYLRRQGPLPPRTVAEIGRQIAGALAHAHQRGIIHRDIKPHNILMTPEGQVKVTDFGIARAAAASSLTETGVVLGSVHYFSPEQARGAAVDSRSDIYALGVVLYELLTGRLPFEGDSPIAIALRHLDSDAPRPGEVRPDVPPELERIVMKAMARDPAERFQTAGELKLALETFLGTALPVDEPTRVLRSPATALPAEREVAVPKRRGGLLWAVAVLLFLAVLGGGMLAFRSYFLVPVVKVPDVVGKSAAEARRLIEEKGLVYKILRSEYSDKAPDTVLAQDPEAGTPRKSGVGETVSVVLSRGPEKAEVPDVRGQTRAAAEAALTERKLVLGTVREEYDAVTPAGLVVSQEPAPKAQVGPGSRVSIVVSLGPPPMNRILPDFEGQDLDKVIKALQSLHLKEGQITQEPSNIFSAGKVIRTDPPAQAEVAEGSSVDLVVSQGPPPEPQPQKTTYNLKFTVPDGPPLQLVEVWVVEGQDSRRKYRQRLAPGTTVELALDVNTPGTVRVIIDGRVWKEYPVGGGGQ; via the coding sequence ATGAGCGACGTTTTGGCGCACCGGTACGAGATGCTCGAGACGATCGGCGCGGGCGGCATGGCGGTAGTCATGAAAGCCCACGACACGCTACTCGACCGGCTGGTGGCCATTAAGCTGCTGCGGGACCAATATGCCGCCAATCAGGAGTTCCTGGACCGCTTCAAGCGCGAGGCGCGGGCGGCAGCGCGCTTGTCCCATCCGAACATCGTCTTGATTTACGACGTGGGGCAAGAGGGAGACAAACAGTTCATCGTGATGGAGTACGTCCAGGGACAGAACCTAAAGGACTACCTGCGCCGCCAGGGGCCGCTCCCGCCCCGGACGGTGGCGGAAATCGGGCGGCAGATCGCCGGGGCGTTGGCACATGCCCACCAGCGTGGCATTATCCACCGCGATATCAAGCCACACAACATTTTAATGACCCCGGAGGGCCAGGTGAAGGTGACGGATTTCGGCATCGCCCGCGCAGCCGCCGCCTCCAGCCTTACCGAAACCGGTGTGGTCTTGGGTTCTGTTCACTACTTTTCCCCGGAACAGGCCCGGGGGGCAGCGGTGGACAGCCGCTCGGACATTTACGCCCTGGGTGTGGTACTCTACGAACTCCTTACGGGCCGGCTTCCCTTTGAGGGCGATTCCCCCATTGCCATTGCCTTGCGGCACCTGGATTCCGACGCGCCGCGCCCCGGCGAGGTGCGCCCGGACGTGCCGCCGGAGCTCGAGCGCATTGTTATGAAGGCCATGGCGCGGGACCCGGCGGAACGGTTCCAAACGGCCGGCGAGCTCAAGCTGGCCCTGGAGACCTTTTTAGGCACGGCGCTCCCGGTGGACGAGCCGACCCGCGTCCTGCGGTCGCCGGCGACTGCCCTGCCGGCCGAGCGGGAGGTGGCCGTGCCGAAACGGCGCGGCGGTCTTCTCTGGGCGGTGGCGGTGCTGCTCTTTTTGGCCGTCTTGGGAGGAGGAATGCTGGCTTTCCGCTCCTACTTCCTGGTGCCGGTGGTTAAGGTGCCGGACGTGGTGGGGAAAAGCGCGGCAGAGGCGCGGCGATTGATCGAGGAGAAGGGCCTGGTGTACAAGATCCTGCGCTCCGAGTACAGCGACAAGGCGCCGGACACGGTGCTGGCCCAGGATCCGGAGGCGGGCACACCGCGCAAGAGCGGCGTGGGTGAAACCGTGAGCGTGGTGCTGAGCCGGGGACCGGAAAAGGCGGAGGTGCCGGACGTGCGCGGGCAAACGCGCGCCGCCGCCGAGGCGGCCCTCACCGAGCGGAAACTGGTGTTGGGCACAGTGCGGGAGGAGTACGACGCGGTGACGCCCGCCGGACTGGTGGTGAGCCAGGAACCCGCACCCAAGGCCCAGGTGGGGCCGGGAAGTCGGGTCTCCATCGTGGTATCGCTGGGTCCGCCGCCCATGAACCGCATCTTGCCGGACTTTGAAGGCCAGGACCTGGATAAGGTAATAAAGGCGCTGCAAAGCCTTCATTTGAAGGAGGGCCAAATTACCCAGGAGCCCAGCAACATCTTCAGCGCCGGCAAGGTGATCCGGACGGACCCGCCGGCGCAGGCAGAGGTGGCCGAAGGCAGCAGCGTGGACCTGGTGGTGAGCCAGGGCCCGCCGCCGGAGCCCCAGCCGCAAAAGACCACCTATAACCTCAAGTTTACGGTGCCGGATGGGCCGCCGCTCCAGCTGGTGGAGGTGTGGGTGGTGGAAGGTCAAGACAGCCGGCGAAAATATCGGCAGCGCCTGGCCCCGGGCACAACGGTGGAGCTGGCCCTGGATGTGAACACCCCGGGCACAGTGCGGGTGATCATTGACGGCCGTGTCTGGAAGGAGTATCCGGTGGGTGGCGGTGGACAGTAA
- a CDS encoding thioesterase family protein — MAVLQLSPGISAVVQKRVTEADTALHFGSGALKTMFATPVLAALVIEAAVKAVDAELPEGLVTVGTGLEIRHTAPTPQGLTVTVQAVLEKVQDNRLFFRFRAYDEMGEIGHGTHQRAVVSLSGILAHAAARRERLEGEKKK; from the coding sequence ATGGCTGTGCTGCAGCTTTCACCCGGAATAAGCGCCGTCGTGCAGAAACGGGTCACCGAGGCCGACACCGCCCTTCACTTCGGCAGTGGTGCGTTAAAGACCATGTTCGCCACGCCGGTCCTGGCGGCGCTGGTGATTGAGGCCGCGGTCAAGGCCGTCGACGCTGAGTTGCCTGAGGGTCTGGTAACGGTAGGAACAGGGCTTGAAATCCGGCACACCGCGCCCACGCCCCAAGGGCTAACGGTTACTGTCCAGGCTGTTCTGGAAAAAGTGCAGGATAACCGGCTTTTTTTCCGTTTCCGGGCCTACGATGAGATGGGAGAAATTGGGCACGGCACTCATCAACGGGCTGTTGTTAGCCTGAGCGGGATCCTGGCCCACGCTGCGGCCCGGCGCGAACGCCTGGAAGGGGAGAAGAAGAAATAA